One genomic window of Corynebacterium sp. sy039 includes the following:
- a CDS encoding amino acid permease — MSEKTSPHESSRDIFAAEDTGLQKGMGARQLQMIAIGSAIGTGLLLGTGSRLSQAGPFLAILYLICGFFGYIILRSLGELIIYRPSSGSFVSYAREFYGEKSAFITGWLYWGNWAMTLVADSTAVAIYIKWFSQYTSWLDAVPQWALALFVICAILFFNMLSVKIFGELEFWFSLIKVVALLIFMLVAIGVIIFGHPSGSAVGFSLIGEAGGWTPNGLLAAIVVIQGVVFAYAGIELVGTTSGETKNVEKLIPKAINSVLFRILIFYFGSVLLLTLVLPYTTYVADVSPFVTFFDSLGLSAAAPIFQLVVITAAISSLNAGLYSTGRIMYNMSTAGSGPKFGARMSKTGVPYGGIVMAAGVGLTGVFLNYVVPEMAFEIVLNLAALGTMASWAAIVIAHQKFVRLSQEGKYTRPQYRSPFGIVGDWLTIAFLLLVIVLMAFDYPIGTYTLLSSVLLIPIFMIMWYSWRGRIKEIARQRKEQHLSTSTFQASPQSDLHRK, encoded by the coding sequence ATGAGTGAAAAAACTTCACCCCATGAGAGTTCTCGCGACATTTTTGCCGCGGAGGACACTGGACTCCAAAAGGGCATGGGTGCCAGACAGCTACAAATGATTGCCATTGGTTCCGCCATCGGTACCGGCTTGTTACTAGGTACTGGCTCCAGACTTTCACAAGCTGGGCCTTTCCTTGCGATTCTTTATCTTATCTGCGGATTCTTTGGCTATATCATCCTACGTTCACTCGGTGAGTTGATTATTTACCGACCAAGTTCCGGATCCTTTGTCTCCTATGCGCGAGAATTTTATGGCGAGAAATCAGCATTCATCACCGGCTGGTTATACTGGGGAAACTGGGCTATGACGCTCGTTGCAGACTCCACTGCCGTAGCAATTTATATTAAGTGGTTCTCGCAATACACATCGTGGCTTGATGCCGTTCCACAATGGGCACTCGCTTTATTCGTTATTTGTGCGATTCTATTTTTCAATATGCTCTCCGTAAAGATATTTGGTGAGCTTGAGTTCTGGTTCTCCCTCATTAAAGTAGTTGCGCTCCTCATTTTTATGCTGGTAGCAATTGGAGTAATCATCTTCGGACACCCCAGTGGATCAGCAGTAGGGTTCTCACTCATTGGCGAAGCTGGTGGTTGGACACCAAATGGTTTATTAGCAGCTATCGTCGTAATTCAAGGTGTAGTTTTTGCCTATGCAGGTATCGAGTTAGTTGGCACTACCTCAGGCGAGACAAAAAACGTCGAAAAGCTCATTCCTAAAGCAATTAACAGTGTGCTATTCCGTATCCTCATCTTCTACTTCGGTTCGGTATTGCTGTTGACTCTGGTACTGCCCTACACCACCTACGTAGCAGATGTATCACCTTTTGTTACTTTCTTTGACTCTCTGGGCTTGAGTGCAGCGGCACCAATTTTCCAGCTTGTCGTCATTACTGCAGCAATCTCCTCACTCAATGCTGGCCTCTATTCCACAGGACGCATTATGTACAATATGTCCACAGCAGGCTCTGGCCCCAAATTTGGTGCCCGGATGTCAAAAACAGGCGTACCATATGGCGGTATTGTGATGGCAGCAGGCGTTGGCTTGACAGGTGTTTTCTTGAACTATGTTGTGCCAGAAATGGCATTTGAGATTGTGCTTAACCTCGCCGCACTAGGAACAATGGCAAGCTGGGCTGCAATCGTGATTGCTCACCAAAAATTTGTGCGCCTTTCTCAGGAAGGCAAATACACCAGACCGCAATATCGTTCTCCGTTTGGTATCGTTGGCGACTGGCTCACAATTGCATTTTTGCTTCTCGTCATTGTACTTATGGCATTCGATTACCCCATTGGCACTTATACCCTTTTATCATCAGTATTACTGATTCCAATTTTTATGATCATGTGGTACAGCTGGCGGGGAAGAATTAAAGAGATTGCACGTCAACGCAAGGAACAGCATCTGAGCACTTCGACGTTCCAAGCATCACCACAAAGTGATTTGCATCGTAAATAA
- a CDS encoding ABC transporter substrate-binding protein, translating to MKLRKAIVATSSLALIAGLAACSSDSTSGGEDGYVVANNSEPQNPLIPANTNETSGGKMIDLLYAGLVYYDAEGTPHNDMAESIELEGDKTYKVVLKDGITFADGSPVKAENFVKAWNYAVENNQLAAQFFEPILGYAEGVKELEGLKVIDDKTFTIELKAPQSEFTLQLGHTAFYPLPDEAFDDMATFGEKPNGNGPYKLESWDHNSQAILVPNENYKGDRKAENSGIKFVFYPSQDAAYSDLLSNNLDVLDAVPDSAFSTFESELGDRAVNQPAAIYQGFTIPSKLEHFSGEEGQLRRQAIAMAINREEITKTIFQGTRTPATDFTSPVVAGYNDKIPGAEVLAYNPDKAKELWAKADAISPFTGEFSIGYNADGGHQAWVDAVANQIKNTLGIDAVGNPYPDFKSLRDDIHSRTIQGAFRTGWQADYPSQGSFLISVYHTGAGSNDGDYSNPKVDDLLRKAQEAKTPEEAQEFYTQVQEILLTELPGIPLWYSNVTGGYSENVSNVTYGWNSVPQYYKITKK from the coding sequence ATGAAGTTAAGAAAAGCCATTGTAGCTACTTCCTCACTAGCGCTTATTGCCGGACTTGCGGCGTGTTCTTCTGACTCCACAAGTGGCGGTGAAGACGGCTATGTCGTTGCCAACAACTCAGAGCCACAAAATCCCTTAATCCCAGCCAATACTAATGAGACTTCCGGTGGCAAGATGATTGACTTGCTCTATGCAGGTCTTGTTTATTATGACGCTGAAGGCACGCCGCACAATGACATGGCAGAGTCCATTGAACTTGAAGGTGACAAAACCTACAAGGTGGTACTCAAAGACGGCATTACTTTTGCCGACGGTAGCCCAGTGAAAGCAGAAAACTTTGTCAAAGCATGGAACTATGCGGTAGAAAATAACCAGCTTGCAGCGCAATTCTTCGAGCCAATTTTAGGCTATGCAGAAGGCGTAAAAGAACTCGAAGGCCTGAAGGTCATTGATGACAAAACCTTCACCATTGAACTAAAAGCACCACAATCCGAGTTTACCCTTCAACTAGGGCACACTGCTTTCTATCCACTGCCCGATGAGGCTTTCGACGATATGGCTACCTTTGGTGAGAAACCAAATGGTAATGGCCCTTATAAGTTAGAGAGCTGGGATCACAACTCTCAGGCAATTCTAGTGCCAAATGAGAACTATAAGGGAGATCGTAAGGCAGAAAACAGCGGAATAAAGTTCGTTTTCTATCCTTCGCAAGATGCTGCCTACTCCGATTTGCTATCCAATAACCTCGACGTACTCGATGCAGTACCAGATTCAGCTTTTAGCACCTTTGAGTCTGAACTAGGTGATCGAGCAGTCAACCAGCCAGCAGCTATCTACCAAGGCTTTACGATCCCATCGAAACTTGAACATTTCTCAGGTGAAGAAGGGCAGTTGCGTCGTCAAGCAATCGCTATGGCGATTAACCGTGAAGAAATCACTAAGACCATTTTCCAAGGCACACGTACTCCAGCAACTGATTTCACCTCTCCAGTAGTTGCGGGTTACAACGATAAAATCCCTGGCGCAGAAGTGCTTGCCTATAACCCAGATAAAGCTAAAGAACTATGGGCAAAAGCGGATGCTATCTCGCCATTTACCGGTGAATTCAGCATCGGCTACAACGCCGACGGTGGACACCAAGCATGGGTAGACGCAGTTGCCAACCAAATCAAGAACACTCTTGGTATTGATGCAGTAGGAAACCCATACCCTGATTTCAAGTCATTGCGCGATGACATACATTCGCGCACCATCCAAGGCGCATTCCGTACTGGTTGGCAAGCAGACTATCCAAGCCAAGGTTCATTCTTGATCTCTGTCTACCACACTGGGGCTGGTTCTAACGACGGCGATTACTCCAACCCAAAGGTAGATGACCTTCTACGCAAAGCTCAAGAAGCAAAGACTCCTGAAGAAGCACAAGAGTTCTACACCCAAGTACAAGAAATTCTGCTCACAGAATTGCCAGGTATCCCATTGTGGTACTCAAATGTGACCGGTGGCTATTCGGAAAATGTTTCTAATGTGACTTACGGCTGGAACTCGGTTCCGCAATACTACAAGATCACCAAGAAATAA
- a CDS encoding ABC transporter permease, translating to MLRYIGRRLLQMIPVFFGATFLLYALVFFMPGDPVAALGGDRALSPAAEARIRAEYNLDKPFIVQYLLYIKGTFQLDFGTTFSGRPVAEAMANAFPVTIKLALMALVFEAIFGVFFGVIAGMRRGGIFDSTVLVISLIVIAVPSFVVGFVFQFLIGVKWELLPVTVGSNKSLTALLMPALVLGLLSFAYVVRLTRQSVSENIRADYVRTARAKGLKEKDVVSRHILRNSLIPVVTFLGSDLGALMGGAIITEGIFGINGVGGAIYQAILKGEPTTVVSFTTVLVIVYIVANLLVDLLYAVLDPRIRYA from the coding sequence ATGCTGCGCTATATTGGGCGTCGACTGCTCCAGATGATCCCCGTGTTCTTTGGGGCAACATTCTTACTATATGCACTGGTGTTTTTTATGCCGGGTGATCCTGTTGCGGCTCTTGGCGGCGATCGTGCTTTATCTCCCGCAGCAGAAGCACGAATCAGAGCTGAATATAACTTGGACAAACCATTTATCGTGCAATATTTGCTCTATATTAAGGGTACTTTTCAATTAGACTTCGGCACTACTTTCTCCGGAAGACCAGTAGCAGAAGCAATGGCTAATGCCTTTCCCGTGACCATCAAGTTAGCACTTATGGCATTAGTTTTTGAGGCCATTTTTGGGGTGTTCTTCGGCGTAATTGCTGGAATGCGTCGTGGCGGTATTTTTGATTCCACAGTGCTAGTAATCTCCCTTATCGTCATTGCTGTGCCTTCCTTTGTGGTGGGTTTTGTATTCCAATTTCTCATTGGAGTTAAGTGGGAATTATTGCCAGTAACAGTTGGTTCTAATAAATCATTAACAGCATTGCTCATGCCTGCATTAGTGCTAGGGCTATTGTCCTTTGCCTATGTGGTGCGCTTGACTCGGCAGTCAGTGAGTGAAAATATCCGGGCAGATTATGTGCGCACAGCGAGAGCAAAGGGATTAAAAGAAAAAGATGTAGTGTCCAGACATATTTTGCGTAACTCTCTGATTCCCGTGGTTACTTTCTTGGGATCTGATTTGGGAGCGCTTATGGGAGGGGCAATTATCACCGAGGGTATTTTCGGTATTAACGGTGTTGGTGGTGCCATTTACCAAGCAATTCTTAAAGGAGAGCCAACAACTGTAGTGTCGTTTACCACCGTGTTGGTCATCGTGTATATCGTTGCCAATTTGCTTGTTGATTTGCTCTATGCCGTGCTAGATCCAAGGATTCGCTATGCCTAA
- a CDS encoding DUF808 domain-containing protein, giving the protein MAGGLAALLDDVALIAKTAAASIDDVAAQAAKTSAKAAGVVIDDTAVTPRFVEGVTPARELPIIWRIARGSLFNKLIIILPIALLLNAIAPWALTPILMVGGAYLCFEGAEKIIEMFSHSSHEDSQADSAQPKDEKTLVRGAITTDLILSAEIMVISLNEVANQPLWMEASVLIMVAFVVTLLVYGAVGLLVKIDDFGLALGKKDNESTQKIGRALVVAMPKILNVISIVGMFAMLWVGGHILITGLAELGFPLFHDLVEHVLHAIAPNGGLWHWLVETFLSLVFGTVVGGIIAVIMQLFHKKHA; this is encoded by the coding sequence ATGGCTGGTGGACTCGCAGCATTACTTGACGACGTAGCGCTCATCGCAAAAACTGCCGCAGCAAGCATAGACGACGTAGCGGCCCAAGCTGCAAAAACAAGTGCAAAAGCTGCCGGAGTAGTTATAGACGATACTGCTGTTACCCCACGTTTTGTGGAAGGAGTTACCCCAGCAAGGGAACTGCCTATTATTTGGCGTATTGCCCGAGGCTCTTTATTTAACAAACTCATTATTATCTTGCCGATTGCGTTGCTGCTCAATGCCATCGCCCCCTGGGCGTTGACCCCCATCCTTATGGTTGGTGGTGCTTATCTCTGCTTTGAGGGAGCAGAAAAAATTATTGAGATGTTCTCCCATTCCTCTCATGAGGATAGTCAAGCAGACTCTGCCCAACCCAAAGATGAAAAGACACTTGTGCGTGGCGCAATCACCACTGATCTCATTTTATCTGCAGAAATCATGGTGATTTCCCTTAATGAGGTAGCTAACCAACCCTTATGGATGGAAGCTAGTGTGCTAATCATGGTGGCTTTCGTAGTTACCCTCTTGGTCTATGGTGCTGTGGGACTGCTGGTAAAAATTGATGATTTCGGCCTTGCACTAGGCAAAAAAGATAACGAAAGCACTCAGAAAATTGGACGAGCACTTGTTGTCGCAATGCCAAAAATCCTCAATGTCATATCAATAGTCGGAATGTTCGCAATGCTCTGGGTAGGTGGGCATATCCTCATTACAGGATTGGCAGAACTAGGATTCCCACTATTCCATGACTTAGTTGAGCATGTTTTGCACGCAATAGCCCCCAACGGTGGTCTATGGCATTGGTTGGTCGAGACTTTCCTCTCCCTCGTTTTTGGCACTGTTGTCGGTGGCATTATTGCTGTGATTATGCAGCTGTTTCACAAGAAGCACGCTTAG
- a CDS encoding NUDIX domain-containing protein gives MLNDADLDQEKVIRIAAVVLRNVQGQVLSVRKNNTASFMLPGGKREQHESAQETAIREIWEELRLELDPSRLQALGSFCAPAANEDGYVVQCELFDYSPAVAVTEVFAELAEFCWFDLASEAAYSQSVAPLSKDVVFPFLTQL, from the coding sequence ATGCTTAACGACGCTGATCTAGATCAGGAAAAAGTTATTCGCATCGCTGCTGTTGTCCTCCGTAATGTTCAAGGGCAAGTGTTGAGCGTCCGCAAAAATAATACGGCGTCTTTTATGCTCCCAGGTGGTAAGCGGGAACAACATGAGAGTGCTCAAGAAACTGCAATTCGTGAGATCTGGGAAGAATTGCGTCTCGAACTAGATCCATCGAGACTGCAGGCTTTAGGAAGTTTTTGTGCGCCGGCAGCAAATGAAGATGGCTATGTGGTGCAATGTGAACTTTTTGATTATTCTCCGGCTGTTGCTGTGACAGAAGTTTTTGCTGAACTGGCTGAGTTTTGTTGGTTTGACTTGGCGTCGGAGGCTGCTTATTCCCAAAGTGTGGCGCCTTTGTCGAAAGATGTTGTGTTTCCCTTTTTGACACAGCTGTGA
- a CDS encoding ornithine cyclodeaminase, with product MVKFVDVPNMARWIQRDGVENIIVNMVDYLERDYKRWEKFHKIPRVASHTPFGVIELMPTSDSEEYSFKYVNGHPSNPARGFQTVTAFGVLADVDNGYPTFFAEMTLLTALRTAATSCMVARHLARKDSRRMAMIGAGSQSEFQALGFRGVMGIEDIAIYDVDPAAIEKFKRNMEPLGFNITVCNSTEEAVAGADIITTCTADKAQNQILADHHVAPGVHLNAVGGDCPGKTELASEILDRAKVFVEFPEQTRIEGEIQQKPEDFSVVEFWKVLTGAESGRDSEDQITLFDSVGFAINDFSALRYLRDSVKGSELEVDIDIVADPEDPKDLFSLVAHVPSLI from the coding sequence ATGGTTAAGTTCGTTGATGTACCTAATATGGCTCGGTGGATCCAACGCGATGGTGTAGAAAATATCATCGTTAATATGGTCGATTATTTGGAACGCGACTATAAGCGTTGGGAGAAATTCCACAAGATTCCCCGCGTCGCTAGCCATACCCCTTTTGGCGTCATTGAGCTTATGCCTACTTCTGATAGTGAAGAATACTCTTTCAAGTACGTTAATGGGCACCCTTCTAATCCAGCACGCGGCTTCCAGACTGTCACTGCTTTTGGTGTGCTTGCTGATGTGGATAATGGTTATCCAACATTCTTCGCGGAAATGACCCTTCTCACCGCATTGCGCACTGCGGCAACCTCTTGCATGGTGGCTCGTCATCTTGCACGCAAGGATTCTCGTCGTATGGCAATGATCGGTGCAGGTTCTCAATCAGAATTTCAGGCTCTTGGTTTCCGCGGCGTGATGGGAATCGAAGATATCGCTATTTACGACGTTGATCCCGCAGCCATTGAAAAGTTCAAGCGAAACATGGAACCACTCGGTTTTAATATCACAGTATGCAACAGCACTGAAGAAGCAGTAGCAGGCGCTGATATTATCACCACGTGTACTGCAGACAAGGCACAAAATCAGATTTTGGCTGATCACCATGTTGCGCCTGGTGTGCATCTTAACGCAGTTGGTGGTGACTGCCCAGGTAAAACTGAGCTAGCATCTGAAATTCTCGATCGCGCAAAGGTTTTCGTTGAATTCCCTGAGCAAACACGCATTGAAGGCGAAATCCAGCAAAAACCTGAAGATTTTTCTGTTGTTGAATTCTGGAAAGTGCTCACTGGTGCAGAAAGTGGTCGTGATTCCGAGGATCAAATTACCCTATTCGACTCTGTTGGTTTCGCAATTAATGATTTCTCCGCACTACGTTACCTACGCGATAGCGTAAAAGGCAGTGAACTTGAGGTAGATATCGACATTGTTGCTGATCCTGAGGATCCTAAGGATCTCTTTTCACTTGTTGCCCATGTTCCGTCTTTGATCTAA
- a CDS encoding ABC transporter ATP-binding protein — MTQPLVELKDLHISFSSTTGTVEAVRGVNLSIYPGQSIAIVGESGSGKSTTAMSIIGLLPGTGKVTSGEICYEGKNIAHLSNKEMIAYRGSHIGLVPQDPMSNLNPVWRIGTQIKEALTANEVVPREQMNQRVLELLDQAGLPDAQRRAKQYPHEFSGGMRQRSLIAMGLAAHPKLLIADEPTSALDVTVQRRILDHLDTLTKEMGTAVLFITHDLGLAAERAEHLVVMHRGRIVESGPSLEILRNPQHPYTQRLVQAAPSLASARIQAAQTQGVQTTELLRSDSTEETEEVIRVENLSKTFHVRGQRGDKAELKAVDNVSFSLHKSSTLALVGESGSGKSTVANMVLNLIDPTSGKVFYHGTDLSTLGKKELFDMRRKLQVVFQNPYGSLDPMYSIYRCIEEPLVVHKVGSRKEREKRVAELLDMVAMPRSTMRRFPNELSGGQRQRIAIARALALKPEVVVLDEAVSALDVLVQNQILQLLADLQSELGLSYLFITHDLAVVRQTADHVVVMQKGAVVEQASADELFSAPRQDYTRDLINSVPGLGIELGTGMVENS; from the coding sequence ATGACACAACCTTTAGTTGAGCTTAAAGACCTCCATATTTCTTTTAGCTCTACCACTGGAACCGTAGAAGCAGTACGAGGGGTAAACCTAAGCATTTACCCTGGTCAGTCCATTGCAATTGTGGGAGAATCTGGTTCAGGTAAATCCACAACTGCCATGTCAATCATTGGTTTATTACCTGGAACAGGCAAAGTCACCAGTGGCGAGATCTGCTATGAAGGAAAAAATATCGCCCACCTCTCCAATAAAGAAATGATTGCTTATCGTGGTTCTCATATCGGACTTGTCCCTCAAGACCCAATGAGTAACCTCAACCCAGTATGGCGCATTGGTACGCAGATCAAGGAAGCACTCACTGCTAATGAAGTAGTGCCACGTGAGCAGATGAACCAACGCGTGCTTGAACTCTTAGACCAGGCAGGACTACCTGATGCTCAGCGTCGGGCGAAGCAATATCCACATGAATTCTCTGGAGGTATGCGCCAACGCTCCCTCATAGCCATGGGACTTGCAGCTCATCCCAAGCTGCTCATTGCCGACGAACCGACATCAGCACTTGATGTGACAGTGCAGCGTCGTATCCTCGACCACTTGGATACTTTGACCAAAGAAATGGGTACAGCAGTGCTGTTTATTACTCATGATCTTGGTTTGGCGGCAGAACGTGCGGAACATCTTGTGGTAATGCACCGCGGACGAATAGTGGAGTCGGGGCCAAGTCTAGAAATTCTGCGCAATCCACAACATCCATATACTCAGCGTTTGGTACAAGCTGCCCCTTCCTTGGCTTCTGCTCGTATCCAAGCAGCACAGACGCAAGGTGTGCAAACCACAGAGCTTTTGCGTAGCGATAGCACAGAAGAAACCGAGGAAGTTATCCGCGTGGAAAACCTCAGCAAAACTTTCCACGTGCGTGGTCAACGTGGTGATAAGGCAGAACTCAAAGCTGTCGACAACGTCAGTTTTTCATTGCATAAATCTAGCACTTTGGCATTGGTTGGTGAGTCGGGCTCTGGTAAATCAACAGTAGCGAATATGGTGCTCAACCTTATCGATCCCACCTCGGGTAAAGTTTTTTATCATGGAACTGATTTGTCTACCTTAGGCAAAAAAGAACTCTTTGATATGCGTCGTAAGTTACAAGTGGTATTCCAAAATCCTTATGGTTCCCTTGATCCGATGTATTCGATTTATCGCTGTATCGAGGAACCACTTGTGGTACACAAAGTTGGCTCGCGTAAGGAACGAGAAAAGCGGGTTGCTGAACTTTTAGATATGGTTGCCATGCCGCGTTCGACGATGCGCCGATTCCCGAATGAGCTTTCCGGCGGACAACGCCAGCGTATCGCTATTGCGCGTGCTTTGGCCCTAAAACCAGAAGTAGTTGTGCTTGATGAGGCAGTATCAGCATTGGACGTATTGGTGCAGAACCAGATTCTGCAGTTACTTGCTGATTTACAAAGCGAACTAGGATTGAGCTACCTCTTTATTACGCATGATCTGGCGGTTGTGCGTCAGACTGCTGACCATGTGGTCGTCATGCAAAAAGGTGCTGTCGTAGAGCAGGCGAGTGCGGATGAGCTCTTTAGCGCGCCGCGGCAAGACTACACGCGTGATTTGATTAATTCAGTCCCCGGTTTAGGCATTGAATTAGGTACCGGTATGGTTGAGAACTCTTGA
- a CDS encoding DUF402 domain-containing protein: MTDLHPIKKEIFDTTTLINIDPKGIERQVDIFRNTNDGLYMARGANHPQFGYLESWLLPRVGLRANIFHYRPNIVRREDLYFDLVSITEHEGIWQTRDLYLDLLWTRGNPVRIDDVDELMAAIAAGFIDAVEAEKAINNALSAVDGIARNDDDPLRWLSAIGFNVSWAQDVTLMPAQ, from the coding sequence ATGACTGACCTGCACCCTATTAAAAAAGAAATTTTTGACACTACTACACTCATCAATATCGACCCTAAAGGCATCGAACGCCAAGTTGATATTTTCCGCAACACAAACGACGGACTCTATATGGCACGCGGGGCAAATCACCCGCAATTCGGCTACTTAGAGAGTTGGTTATTGCCACGCGTTGGCTTACGAGCCAATATCTTTCACTATCGACCAAACATTGTCCGACGTGAAGACCTATATTTTGACTTAGTGAGCATAACTGAGCATGAGGGAATCTGGCAGACCCGCGATCTTTACCTCGATCTGTTATGGACTCGTGGTAATCCTGTGCGCATCGACGATGTTGATGAACTCATGGCAGCAATAGCAGCCGGGTTCATCGATGCCGTTGAAGCAGAGAAGGCAATCAATAATGCCTTGAGTGCCGTCGACGGCATAGCCAGAAATGATGATGATCCTTTGCGCTGGCTGAGTGCCATCGGTTTTAATGTGAGCTGGGCACAAGATGTCACACTCATGCCTGCTCAATAA
- a CDS encoding patatin family protein, which yields MIVEDTALVCEGGGMRNSYSAACICELINNDINFGWVGGISAGASHAINFLSKDTHRTKANFVDIAQDSQAGGWHSFIRGRGYFNSEYIEQQSSAHNTDLFFDYTRYQESTTALRIGVTRADTGESFYFGREDSTDAPTLIKQVRASSTMPLFMPITWIDNIPYVDGALGRSGGIAIDAAQADGFEKFLVLLTRPRDYKRPEVAHPKALRRALRKWPAVAEAMIQRPKYYNATKELLFELEKQGRAQLFFPETMPVSSRELDYQKLKSSYELGLAQTKREWQSWLKFFAS from the coding sequence ATGATCGTTGAGGATACTGCCCTAGTATGTGAAGGCGGCGGCATGAGGAACTCTTACTCTGCTGCTTGTATCTGCGAATTAATAAATAATGACATCAATTTCGGTTGGGTAGGCGGCATTTCTGCAGGTGCCTCCCATGCAATTAACTTCTTGTCGAAAGATACACACCGCACAAAGGCAAATTTCGTAGACATCGCACAGGATTCACAAGCAGGAGGTTGGCACTCTTTCATTCGAGGCCGAGGCTACTTCAATTCCGAATACATCGAACAACAATCAAGTGCCCACAACACCGATCTGTTCTTTGACTATACCCGCTACCAGGAAAGCACCACTGCGCTGCGCATTGGCGTCACCCGTGCCGATACCGGAGAAAGTTTTTATTTCGGTCGAGAAGATAGCACCGATGCTCCAACATTGATCAAACAAGTACGCGCCAGCTCGACAATGCCGCTTTTTATGCCAATTACCTGGATTGATAATATCCCCTACGTCGATGGTGCACTAGGGCGCTCTGGTGGTATAGCTATCGACGCAGCCCAAGCAGACGGTTTTGAGAAATTCCTCGTATTGCTAACCAGACCACGCGATTACAAACGCCCTGAAGTAGCTCACCCCAAAGCCCTCAGACGTGCTTTAAGAAAATGGCCGGCTGTTGCAGAAGCAATGATTCAACGTCCAAAATACTACAATGCCACCAAAGAATTGCTCTTCGAGCTAGAAAAACAAGGCAGGGCACAATTATTCTTCCCAGAGACAATGCCCGTTAGCTCCCGTGAATTGGATTATCAGAAACTCAAAAGCTCCTACGAACTTGGCTTGGCACAAACCAAACGAGAGTGGCAATCATGGCTTAAATTTTTTGCCAGCTAA
- a CDS encoding ABC transporter permease: protein MPNIPHTSYEKDLPTSDNAHTLPGQERFVADTDETGLGAVDAVVDDSAPRSMWAEAWRYLRRRPLFWISAILIFIAIVMALFPQVFSRTDPTFCELANSLDAPRSGHPFGFDRQGCDIYARTIYGARASVLVGILTTVAVVCIGTIIGALAGFFGGVIDSVLSRIVDIFYAVPLVLAAIVVMQMFKEHRTIITVVVVLALFGWTSIARITRGAVMSVKNEEFVTAAKAVGASPLRRLCSHILPNAAAPIIVYATVALGTFIVAEATLSFLGIGLPPTIVSWGADISKAQSSLRSQPMVLFYPAVALGLTVLSFIMMGDVVRDALDPKSRKK from the coding sequence ATGCCTAATATACCTCATACCTCTTATGAAAAAGACCTTCCTACCTCAGATAATGCTCATACATTGCCAGGGCAAGAGCGTTTTGTTGCCGATACAGATGAAACAGGACTAGGGGCAGTAGACGCAGTTGTCGATGACAGTGCACCACGTTCAATGTGGGCAGAAGCATGGCGCTACTTACGACGTCGTCCGCTGTTTTGGATATCAGCAATACTTATCTTTATTGCCATTGTCATGGCATTATTCCCACAGGTATTTTCCCGAACCGACCCAACATTCTGTGAACTTGCAAACTCACTCGACGCGCCACGTTCCGGACACCCCTTTGGCTTTGATCGCCAAGGCTGCGACATTTACGCTCGGACAATTTATGGTGCACGCGCATCTGTTTTGGTCGGAATCCTCACCACAGTAGCAGTAGTGTGTATCGGCACTATCATTGGGGCACTAGCCGGTTTCTTTGGCGGCGTTATCGACTCTGTGTTGTCTCGGATAGTCGATATTTTCTATGCCGTACCCCTGGTGCTTGCAGCAATCGTCGTAATGCAAATGTTTAAGGAACACCGCACCATTATCACAGTGGTCGTCGTGTTAGCGCTTTTTGGATGGACAAGTATCGCTCGTATTACTCGTGGCGCAGTGATGAGTGTAAAAAATGAAGAATTTGTTACCGCAGCTAAAGCCGTAGGAGCATCCCCGCTGCGTAGACTCTGCAGCCACATTCTGCCCAATGCTGCCGCTCCTATTATTGTGTACGCAACAGTCGCACTAGGAACTTTTATTGTGGCAGAAGCTACCTTGTCATTCTTGGGCATTGGTTTGCCACCTACCATTGTGTCCTGGGGTGCAGATATTTCTAAGGCACAATCGTCGTTACGCAGTCAGCCAATGGTGTTGTTCTATCCAGCAGTGGCACTGGGGCTTACTGTATTGAGCTTCATCATGATGGGTGATGTCGTTCGAGATGCACTTGATCCGAAGAGCCGAAAGAAATAA